The Cetobacterium sp. ZOR0034 genome segment GTTTCTATAAATTTCTATTATTTCATCTAATGTTGCTTGTTTTGGATTTGTTAATCCACATGCATCTTTTAATGCATTTGTCGCTAGAGTTACAAAATCCTCCTCTTTAGCTCCAAGCTCTTTTATTCCCGCTGGAATTCCTATATCTTTAGACAATTTTTTTATAGATTCAATTGCTAAATCCGCTGGATTTTTATCTTTTATATCATGGGGATTAACTCCCATCAAGATAGCTACTTTTCTTAATTTCTCTTCCGATACAGAAGCATTATATCTAACAACATGTGGTAATAAGATAGCGTTACAAACACCGTGTGGTAAATCATAGAATCCACCAAGTTGATGAGCCATGGCATGAACATATCCTAAAGATGCACTATTAAACGCCATTCCTGCCAAATATTCAGCATAAGCCATATTATCTCTAGCTTTTATATCTTGCCCATTCTCAACTGCTTCTCTTAAATTTTTTGAGATTAACTCAATCGCTTTTTCTGCACATGCATCAGTTACTGGAGTTGCTATCGTAGAAACATACGCCTCTATAGCATGAGTCAAAGCATCCATTCCTGTTGCTGCCGTTAAACTTTTTGGCATATTTAGCATTAATTCTGGATCATTCACCGCAATAAGTGGAGTTACATGCTTATCTACTATAGCCATTTTCACATGTCTTTCTTCATCTGTTATTATACAAAATCTTGTCATTTCTGATGCTGTCCCTGCTGTTGTATTTATAGCGATTAAAGGTAGTTGAGGATATTTTGATTTATCTACTCCCTCATAATCTTTAATATCTCCACCATTTGAAGCTACTAAAGCTATTCCTTTCGCTGCATCATGAGGTGACCCTCCACCAAACGATATTACAAAGTCACAATGATTATCCTTTAAAGCTTTTAATCCATGATTTACATTTGTTACAGTTGGATTTGGTTTTGTTTCGTCATAGATAACATAACCTATTCCATTTTTATCTAATAAATT includes the following:
- the yiaY gene encoding L-threonine dehydrogenase is translated as MSYVFFMPTISYMGEGSVKGLGNEIHSRGLKKALIVTDHVLVQIGLVKSLTNLLDKNGIGYVIYDETKPNPTVTNVNHGLKALKDNHCDFVISFGGGSPHDAAKGIALVASNGGDIKDYEGVDKSKYPQLPLIAINTTAGTASEMTRFCIITDEERHVKMAIVDKHVTPLIAVNDPELMLNMPKSLTAATGMDALTHAIEAYVSTIATPVTDACAEKAIELISKNLREAVENGQDIKARDNMAYAEYLAGMAFNSASLGYVHAMAHQLGGFYDLPHGVCNAILLPHVVRYNASVSEEKLRKVAILMGVNPHDIKDKNPADLAIESIKKLSKDIGIPAGIKELGAKEEDFVTLATNALKDACGLTNPKQATLDEIIEIYRNAM